Proteins co-encoded in one Populus trichocarpa isolate Nisqually-1 chromosome 10, P.trichocarpa_v4.1, whole genome shotgun sequence genomic window:
- the LOC7464607 gene encoding protein LURP-one-related 14 isoform X1 — MTVYGVPPVSVVGENYCAPYPLELIVKKKIKKLSNAQFEVFDLSGNLLLQVDGGVWNFQLKRVLRDPAGFPILTIRGKVLTLWHKWKAHAGESTDDSNVLFTVKQSHPLQIKKAINVFLTNNSKKKEPDFHISGSYTSLSFKVYEGRRLIAEVKHNFTLESFCKGKERYKVKVYPEVDYAFVVALLVILDENDTP, encoded by the exons ATGACGGTTTATGGGGTTCCTCCTGTTAGTGTGGTTGGGGAAAACTATTGCGCCCCTTACCCCCTGGAGTTGATTGTCaagaagaagattaaaaaaCTATCCAATGCACAATTTGAAGTATTTGATCTCAGTGGAAACCTCCTCCTCCAGGTAGATGGTGGTGTCTGGAACTTCCAGTTGAAAAGAGTTTTGCGTGATCCTGCTGGTTTTCCTATCCTCACGATCCGCGGAAAG GTACTTACACTATGGCATAAATGGAAGGCTCATGCAGGTGAAAGCACGGATGACAGCAATGTCCTTTTCACTGTAAAGCAATCCCATCCTCTCCAAATTAAAAAAGCGATCAACGTCTTCTTGACCAACAACTCCAAGAAAAAAGAACCTGACTTTCACATAAGTGGATCTTATACTTCTTTGTCATTCAAAGTTTATGAAGGCCGTAGACTCATTGCAGAG GTCAAACATAACTTCACGCTTGAGAGTTTCTGCAAGGGGAAGGAAAGATACAAGGTTAAAGTTTATCCAGAGGTTGATTATGCATTCGTTGTGGCGTTGCTCGTAATTCTTGACGAGAATGACACCCCTTGA
- the LOC7464608 gene encoding staphylococcal-like nuclease CAN2 has product MGNALRFLYGHCCKPTTAGDSDSLGPDGVSAATVGVSALSLDLFHFEITSQVPEGLDKHVVSSKKAQANWFRKLLEAWKEAKPPPETPEEVARLVIQTLKRHQKADVEGLLAFYGLQLPHTLAQVSAGGPTSLPQGVKFEMQTLPVDPKAVADGDTITVYVSTTDTRESSSVPGEVHMAAVQRSKARAERNYGKADALQKKIVEAGYRVINVQNEEILARKYRIRLRGIDAPESSMPYGKEAKEELANLVQGKCLRVFVYGEDRYRRCVGDIYCNGMFVQEVMLKKGLAWHYTAYDKRRELETWEKEARAKRVGLWASSNPEMPWEWRKDRREGR; this is encoded by the exons ATGGGAAATGCCTTGAGGTTCCTCTATGGGCATTGCTGCAAACCAACAACAGCTGGGGACTCTGATTCATTGGGACCCGACGGTGTATCAGCCGCAACAGTTGGTGTTTCGGCTCTTTCCCTTGATTTGTTTCACTTTGAAATCACCTCCCAA gtCCCAGAAGGACTTGATAAGCATGTGGTCTCGTCCAAGAAGGCTCAAGCTAATTG GTTTAGAAAGTTGTTGGAGGCATGGAAAGAAGCAAAACCCCCACCAGAAACACCCGAAGAAGTTGCTAGGCTTGTTATTCAGACCTTGAAGAGACACCAGAAGGCAGATGTTGAG GGTTTATTGGCTTTCTACGGTCTCCAACTTCCGCATACTCTTGCTCAAGTTTCTGCTGGGGGACCAACATCATTGCCTCAAGGGGTCAAGTTCGAGATGCAAACTTTACCA GTGGATCCAAAAGCTGTAGCTGATGGAGATACCATAACAGTTTATGTTAGCACGACCGACACCAGGGAGTCATCTTCTGTTCCAGGGGAAGTTCATATGGCCGCTGTTCAAAGATCAAAAGCTCGTGCGGAGAGGAACTATGGGAAGGCAGAtgcacttcaaaaaaaaattgttgaagcaGGATATCG GGTGATTAATGTTCAAAATGAGGAGATTCTTGCTCGAAAGTATCGCATTCGATTAAG GGGCATAGATGCACCTGAGAGTTCAATGCCATACGGGAAAGAGGCGAAAGAGGAGCTAGCTAATCTTGTTCAGGGCAAGTGTTTGAGAGTCTTTGTCTATGGAGAAGATCGTTATCGCCGCTGTGTAGGTGATATATATTGCAATGGAATGTTTGTACAG GAAGTAATGCTCAAGAAGGGTCTTGCATGGCATTATACTGCATATGATAAACGCCGGGAACTAGAAACA TGGGAAAAGGAGGCTCGAGCAAAGCGTGTAGGGTTATGGGCTTCATCAAACCCTGAGATGCCATGGGAATGGAGAAAGGACAGACGTGAAGGCAGATAG
- the LOC7474406 gene encoding putative UDP-rhamnose:rhamnosyltransferase 1 isoform X2: MDEPHELHIAMFPWLAFGHIIPFLELAKLIAQRGHKISFISTPRNIQRLPTIPPNLTPRINLVSLALPHVENLPNNAEATADLPFDKIPYLKIAYDRLQDSLFHFLHSSSPDWIIFDFASYWLPEIATKLGISGVLFSIFGAWTLSFAGPSYSAILNGDDPRTEPQHFTVPPKWVTFPSKVAFRIHEAKRFLVQIEANSSGVTDIFRWGSVLAGCDVIAVRSCLELEADFLRLVEDLHCKPVIPVGLLPPPAQCSEGGVDEKWVTISEWLDKQTQGSVVYIAFGSELTINQDEITELALGLELSGLPFFWALRNQDDSVRLPDGFDERVKGRGVVWTSWAPQLRIMAHESVGGFLTHCGYSSVIEALSFGLALIMLPFAIDQGLIARVFEGKKVGIEVPRDEQDGSFTRNSVAESLRLVIVDEEGSAYRENAKQQMATLFGDKCISDRCMDQFVAFLRSHRKLPAVINDDLPTHSPN, from the exons ATGGATGAACCTCACGAGCTCCACATAGCCATGTTCCCATGGCTTGCTTTCGGTCATATAATCCCATTTCTAGAGCTCGCCAAGCTAATAGCTCAAAGGGGTCACAAAATCTCCTTTATATCTACTCCACGAAACATCCAGCGTTTACCAACTATACCTCCAAATTTAACACCACGAATCAATTTAGTGAGCCTCGCTTTACCCCATGTAGAAAATCTCCCAAACAACGCAGAGGCCACCGCAGACTTGCCTTTCGACAAAATTCCATACCTTAAGATAGCCTATGACAGACTCCAAGATTCTTTATTTCACTTCTTACATTCTTCTTCTCCAGATTGGATCATCTTTGATTTCGCTTCCTACTGGTTACCTGAGATAGCAACCAAGCTTGGGATCTCTGGTGTTCTCTTTAGCATTTTTGGTGCATGGACCCTATCCTTCGCTGGACCATCATACTCAGCAATACTCAACGGCGACGATCCAAGGACCGAACCGCAGCACTTCACGGTCCCTCCAAAGTGGGTCACATTTCCCTCTAAAGTGGCATTTCGCATCCATGAAGCTAAGCGGTTTTTGGTTCAAATAGAAGCGAACAGTTCAGGTGTCACTGATATATTTCGTTGGGGATCCGTGCTTGCTGGCTGTGATGTTATAGCCGTAAGGAGCTGCTTAGAGCTAGAGGCTGATTTCTTAAGACTTGTGGAAGACCTTCACTGTAAGCCTGTAATCCCAGTAGGCCTACTGCCACCACCTGCTCAGTGTAGCGAGGGCGGGGTGGATGAAAAATGGGTTACGATCAGTGAGTGGCTAGACAAGCAAACCCAAGGATCTGTGGTTTACATAGCGTTCGGAAGCGAGTTAACAATAAATCAAGATGAAATAACTGAATTGGCTCTGGGGTTAGAGTTATCGGGTCTGCCGTTCTTTTGGGCTTTGAGGAACCAGGATGACTCGGTCAGGTTACCAGATGGATTTGATGAACGAGTAAAAGGACGTGGAGTGGTGTGGACGAGCTGGGCACCACAACTAAGGATTATGGCTCATGAATCGGTTGGGGGTTTTTTGACTCACTGCGGTTATAGCTCAGTTATAGAGGCACTCTCCTTTGGACTTGCTTTGATCATGTTGCCTTTCGCTATAGACCAAGGATTAATCGCAAGGGTTTTTGAAGGGAAGAAGGTTGGGATAGAAGTGCCGAGAGATGAGCAGGACGGGTCGTTTACGAGGAACTCGGTAGCTGAGTCACTCAG GTTGGTTATTGTTGACGAGGAAGGATCCGCATATAGAGAAAATGCCAAGCAGCAGATGGCAACATTATTTGGTGATAAGTGTATCAGCGATCGATGCATGGACCAATTTGTTGCCTTCTTACGAAGTCATAGAAAATTGCCAGCAGTGATTAACGATGACTTGCCCACGCACTCGCCAAACTGA
- the LOC7474404 gene encoding alpha-soluble NSF attachment protein 2, with amino-acid sequence MDLVAKGDDLEKKAEKKLNGWGIFGSKYEDAADLFDKAANNFKLAKSWEKAGSTYVKLAQCHLKLDSKHEAASAYVDAAHCYKKTSTSEAISCLVQAVDMFCDIGRISMAARYLKEVAELYESDANIEKSMEFYHKAADFFQNEDVTTSANQCNQKVAEFAAQLEQYQTSIDIYEEIARQSLKNNLLKYGVKGHLLNAGICHLCKGDVVAITNALERYQEMDPTFSGTREYKLLADIAAAIDEEDVAKFTDVIKEFDSMTPLDSWKTTLLLRVKEKLKAKELEEDDLT; translated from the exons ATGGATTTGGTAGCGAAAGGAGACGATCTCGAGAAGAAAgcagaaaagaaattgaacgGTTGGGGTATTTTCGGTTCCAAATATGAAGACGCCGCCGATCTCTTCGACAAAGCTGCCAACAATTTCAAGCTCGCTAAATCCT GGGAAAAAGCTGGATCAACGTATGTCAAGCTGGCACAGTGTCATTTGAAG TTGGATAGCAAACATGAAGCTGCCTCAGCATATGTTGATGCTGCTCATTGTTATAAGAAAACATCCACTAGTG AGGCAATTTCATGCTTAGTTCAGGCTGTAGACATGTTCTGTGATATAGGAAGGATCAGTATGGCTGCAAGATATCTAAAG GAAGTTGCTGAGTTGTATGAGTCGGATGCAAATATTGAGAAATCTATGGAATTTTATCATAAGGCCGCTGATTTCTTCCAAAATGAAGACGTAACAACTTCTGCCAACCAATGCAACCAGAAAGTGGCAGAATTTGCTGCTCAGCTAGAACA ATACCAGACTTCAATTGACATTTATGAAGAGATAGCCCGGCAATcgcttaaaaataatttactgaaATATGGAGTCAAAGGTCATCTTCTTAATGCTGGCATTTGCCATCTCTGCAAAGGCGATGTTGTTGCAATTACCAATGCATTGGAGCGCTATCAG GAAATGGATCCAACTTTTTCAGGAACTCGTGAATATAAATTGCTAGCG GATATTGCTGCTGCCATTGATGAGGAAGATGTTGCAAAGTTCACTGATGTTATCAAGGAATTTGATAGCATGACACCACTG GATTCCTGGAAGACGACCCTTCTATTGAGGGTGAAAGAGAAGCTGAAAGCTAAAGAACTAGAGGAGGATGACCTCACCTAA
- the LOC7464605 gene encoding uncharacterized protein LOC7464605, with the protein MASVDNGNPKDEIEECNGTKAGGQIPLQISASRRTLLSNENSQRKSQDSLISLPSGINFLKFGSASAKFRQLAQERDEFSRSVTSSSSHGFRERINGVFARKIDWALLMKMGKEWIWDPMNMALFVWIICVAISGAILFLVMTGMLDHALPKKSQRDVWFEVNNQILNALFTLMCLYQHPKRFYHLVLLCRWNPKDISRLRKIYCKNGTYKPHEWAHMMVVVALLHLNCFAQYALCGLNLGYRRSGRPALGVGVCISVAIAAPAIAGVYSILSPLGKDYESEIDEEAQVQITTGEGPEKLRSKSLAKRYSFAVRDEQRIAETRPQWSGGILDFWDDISLAYLSLFCSFCVFGWNMERLGFGNMYVHILTFLLFCLAPFWIFNLAAVNIDNETVREVLGITGIILCAFGLLYGGFWRIQMRKRFNLPAYTFCFGEPAVSDCTLWLCCCWCSLAQEVRTGNSYDIVEDKLCQKEMDSSNQMPQSPFSGKDGSNPSSPLGNNSSPSSDVITNSPSPSIISKGHVTPGKHLPMVKEEPSRGGKDETMTPPAPSLIEREAN; encoded by the coding sequence ATGGCTTCAGTTGATAACGGGAACCCCAAAGATGAAATTGAGGAATGTAATGGTACTAAGGCCGGGGGTCAAATTCCTCTTCAGATTTCAGCATCTAGAAGGACACTATTAAGCAATGAAAACTCACAGAGGAAGTCCCAAGACAGCTTAATCTCCCTTCCCAGTGGAATAAATTTTCTCAAATTTGGTTCTGCATCTGCCAAATTCAGACAGTTAGCGCAGGAAAGAGACGAGTTTTCACGTTCAGTGACTTCTTCAAGTAGCCACGGTTTTCGAGAACGTATCAATGGGGTTTTTGCACGAAAGATTGATTGGGCTTTGCTCATGAAAATGGGCAAAGAATGGATCTGGGACCCAATGAACATGGCCCTTTTTGTGTGGATCATCTGCGTTGCTATCTCCGGCGCAATTTTGTTCCTAGTCATGACCGGGATGTTGGACCATGCACTACCAAAGAAGTCCCAGAGAGATGTATGGTTTGAAGTCAATAATCAAATTCTAAATGCACTATTTACCCTCATGTGTCTGTATCAACATCCAAAGCGATTTTATCACCTTGTGCTTCTCTGTAGATGGAATCCAAAAGACATCTCTAGACTCAGAAAGATTTACTGCAAGAATGGGACTTATAAGCCCCATGAGTGGGCACATATGATGGTGGTTGTGGCTCTACTCCATCTTAACTGCTTTGCTCAATATGCACTTTGTGGTCTAAATTTAGGATATAGGAGATCAGGGAGACCAGCCTTAGGAGTTGGTGTATGCATTTCTGTTGCAATAGCTGCACCTGCAATTGCTGGTGTATACTCCATTCTTAGCCCTCTTGGGAAGGATTATGAGTCTGAAATAGATGAGGAAGCACAGGTGCAGATTACCACTGGTGAAGGGCCAGAGAAGTTGAGGTCAAAATCATTAGCAAAGAGATATTCATTTGCAGTCAGAGATGAACAAAGAATTGCTGAGACTAGACCACAGTGGAGTGGAGGGATACTTGATTTTTGGGATGACATTTCTTTAGCGTATCTATCACTTTTCTGCTCTTTTTGTGTCTTTGGGTGGAACATGGAGAGACTCGGATTTGGGAACATGTATGTTCACATTTTAACTTTTCTCCTCTTTTGCCTGGCTCCTTTCTGGATTTTCAACTTGGCTGCTGTTAATATTGATAACGAGACTGTCAGGGAAGTGTTAGGTATAACTGGAATTATTCTCTGTGCATTTGGATTACTGTACGGTGGCTTTTGGAGGATTCAAATGAGAAAGAGATTCAATTTGCCAGCTTACACATTTTGTTTCGGTGAACCGGCAGTTTCTGATTGCACTTTGTGGCTATGCTGTTGCTGGTGCTCTCTTGCTCAGGAAGTCCGAACTGGGAATTCTTACGATATTGTGGAAGATAAATTATGTCAGAAGGAAATGGACAGTAGTAACCAGATGCCACAGTCACCTTTCTCCGGCAAAGATGGTTCAAACCCAAGTTCTCCACTTGGCAACAACTCTAGCCCATCCAGTGATGTGATAACTAATTCTCCAAGTCCAAGCATAATTTCAAAGGGGCACGTGACTCCTGGTAAGCACCTTCCTATGGTGAAAGAAGAGCCTTCCAGAGGAGGTAAGGATGAGACTATGACTCCTCCTGCTCCATCATTGATAGAAAGAGAAGCCAATTAg
- the LOC7474406 gene encoding putative UDP-rhamnose:rhamnosyltransferase 1 isoform X3: MDEPHELHIAMFPWLAFGHIIPFLELAKLIAQRGHKISFISTPRNIQRLPTIPPNLTPRINLVSLALPHVENLPNNAEATADLPFDKIPYLKIAYDRLQDSLFHFLHSSSPDWIIFDFASYWLPEIATKLGISGVLFSIFGAWTLSFAGPSYSAILNGDDPRTEPQHFTVPPKWVTFPSKVAFRIHEAKRFLVQIEANSSGVTDIFRWGSVLAGCDVIAVRSCLELEADFLRLVEDLHCKPVIPVGLLPPPAQCSEGGVDEKWVTISEWLDKQTQGSVVYIAFGSELTINQDEITELALGLELSGLPFFWAFRNRDDSVRLPDGFEERVKGRGVVWTSWAPQLRIMAHESVGGFLTHCGFSSVAEALSFGLALIMLPFAIDQGLIARVFEEKKVGIEVPRDELAGRVVYKELGS; encoded by the exons ATGGATGAACCTCACGAGCTCCACATAGCCATGTTCCCATGGCTTGCTTTCGGTCATATAATCCCATTTCTAGAGCTCGCCAAGCTAATAGCTCAAAGGGGTCACAAAATCTCCTTTATATCTACTCCACGAAACATCCAGCGTTTACCAACTATACCTCCAAATTTAACACCACGAATCAATTTAGTGAGCCTCGCTTTACCCCATGTAGAAAATCTCCCAAACAACGCAGAGGCCACCGCAGACTTGCCTTTCGACAAAATTCCATACCTTAAGATAGCCTATGACAGACTCCAAGATTCTTTATTTCACTTCTTACATTCTTCTTCTCCAGATTGGATCATCTTTGATTTCGCTTCCTACTGGTTACCTGAGATAGCAACCAAGCTTGGGATCTCTGGTGTTCTCTTTAGCATTTTTGGTGCATGGACCCTATCCTTCGCTGGACCATCATACTCAGCAATACTCAACGGCGACGATCCAAGGACCGAACCGCAGCACTTCACGGTCCCTCCAAAGTGGGTCACATTTCCCTCTAAAGTGGCATTTCGCATCCATGAAGCTAAGCGGTTTTTGGTTCAAATAGAAGCGAACAGTTCAGGTGTCACTGATATATTTCGTTGGGGATCCGTGCTTGCTGGCTGTGATGTTATAGCCGTAAGGAGCTGCTTAGAGCTAGAGGCTGATTTCTTAAGACTTGTGGAAGACCTTCACTGTAAGCCTGTAATCCCAGTAGGCCTACTGCCACCACCTGCTCAGTGTAGCGAGGGCGGGGTGGATGAAAAATGGGTTACGATCAGTGAGTGGCTAGACAAGCAAACCCAAGGATCTGTGGTTTACATAGCGTTCGGAAGCGAGTTAACAATAAATCAAGATGAAATAACTGAATTGGCTCTGGGGTTAGAGTTATCGG GGCTGCCGTTCTTTTGGGCTTTCAGGAACCGGGATGACTCGGTCAGGTTACCAGATGGATTTGAGGAACGAGTAAAAGGACGTGGAGTGGTGTGGACGAGCTGGGCACCACAACTAAGGATTATGGCTCATGAATCGGTCGGTGGTTTTTTGACTCACTGCGGCTTTAGCTCAGTTGCAGAGGCACTCTCCTTTGGACTAGCTTTGATCATGTTACCTTTCGCTATAGACCAAGGATTAATCGCAAGGGTTTTTGAAGAGAAGAAGGTTGGGATAGAAGTGCCGAGAGATGAGCTAGCAGGACGGGTCGTTTACAAGGAACTCGGTAGCTGA
- the LOC7464607 gene encoding protein LURP-one-related 14 isoform X2 — MTVYGVPPVSVVGENYCAPYPLELIVKKKIKKLSNAQFEVFDLSGNLLLQVDGGVWNFQLKRVLRDPAGFPILTIRGKAHAGESTDDSNVLFTVKQSHPLQIKKAINVFLTNNSKKKEPDFHISGSYTSLSFKVYEGRRLIAEVKHNFTLESFCKGKERYKVKVYPEVDYAFVVALLVILDENDTP, encoded by the exons ATGACGGTTTATGGGGTTCCTCCTGTTAGTGTGGTTGGGGAAAACTATTGCGCCCCTTACCCCCTGGAGTTGATTGTCaagaagaagattaaaaaaCTATCCAATGCACAATTTGAAGTATTTGATCTCAGTGGAAACCTCCTCCTCCAGGTAGATGGTGGTGTCTGGAACTTCCAGTTGAAAAGAGTTTTGCGTGATCCTGCTGGTTTTCCTATCCTCACGATCCGCGGAAAG GCTCATGCAGGTGAAAGCACGGATGACAGCAATGTCCTTTTCACTGTAAAGCAATCCCATCCTCTCCAAATTAAAAAAGCGATCAACGTCTTCTTGACCAACAACTCCAAGAAAAAAGAACCTGACTTTCACATAAGTGGATCTTATACTTCTTTGTCATTCAAAGTTTATGAAGGCCGTAGACTCATTGCAGAG GTCAAACATAACTTCACGCTTGAGAGTTTCTGCAAGGGGAAGGAAAGATACAAGGTTAAAGTTTATCCAGAGGTTGATTATGCATTCGTTGTGGCGTTGCTCGTAATTCTTGACGAGAATGACACCCCTTGA
- the LOC112328974 gene encoding uncharacterized protein LOC112328974: protein MTISSDPDFFNVQLFLLSKTTPVLLLYQLHSALSQELANSQEVLAEITAPKLPASTKENQDVVLAFYEALKSRDVDTVHKILAHDLEWWFHGPPSHQFMMRLLTGEQKDNDVPFDFSPISITSFGNLVVVEGCNTSRSISWVHAWTVTDGIITQVREYFNTSLTVTRLGNQSQPSDFKSKSNSSSTPEISLLHCPSIWESTLSNRVGKSVPGLVLAI, encoded by the exons ATGACAATTTCATCCGAtccagatttttttaatgttcaa CTGTTTCTCCTAAGCAAAACTACCCCCGTCCTTCTTCTTTATCAGCTGCATTCAGCGCTTTCCCAAGAACTGGCTAACTCACAAGAAGTTCTGGCAGAAATCACTGCACCAAAGCTACCAGCATCAACAAAAGAGAACCAAGACGTGGTTCTTGCTTTCTATGAAGCCTTAAAGTCACGTGACGTGGACACGGTGCACAAGATCCTAGCACACGACCTTGAGTGGTGGTTCCATGGCCCGCCGTCTCACCAGTTTATGATGCGCCTTCTTACTGGTGAACAAAAAGACAACGACGTGCCGTTTGACTTCTCCCCTATCTCCATCACCTCTTTTGGAAACCTTGTGGTTGTTGAAGGGTGTAATACAAGTCGTTCCATTTCCTGGGTgcacgcttggactgttacggATGGGATAATTACCCAGGTTAGAGAGTACTTCAATACTTCTCTTACTGTTACTCGTCTTGGAAACCAATCACAACCGTCTGATTTTAAGTCAAAGTCAAATTCATCATCAACGCCCGAAATATCTCTGTTGCATTGCCCATCCATCTGGGAGAGCACCCTATCCAATCGGGTCGGTAAGTCCGTGCCGGGTTTGGTTCTGGCTATTTGA
- the LOC7474405 gene encoding uncharacterized protein LOC7474405 isoform X1, with the protein MGKSLPSTGKLLELSKIVSSHKPRHKRSIVPVVPSRPSEVRVDSERLKVKKMEESSLILDGQKRVPLGQVVSDCAKRWFEDTLKEAKTGDISMQVLVGQMYFNGYGVPKDVEKGSAWISRASKRRASVWKVSNKRPGYNGSDSDSEDDRK; encoded by the exons ATGGGAAAGTCACTTCCTTCCACGGGCAAACTCCTGGAACTCTCCAAAATAGTCTCTTCACACAAACCAAGACACAAAAGAAGCATCGTACCCGTTGTTCCATCGCGGCCGAGTGAGGTCCGGGTTGACTCGGAGCGATTGAAGGTGAAAAAGATGGAAGAAAGTTCTCTTATTTTGGATGGCCAAAAACGGGTGCCATTAGGCCAGGTTGTCTCTGATTGTGCTAAAAGATGGTTTGAAGATACACTAAAGGAAGCAAAGACTGGTGACATTTCCATGCAAGTTCTTGTGGGTCAGATGTATTTTAATGGCTATGGCGTCCCTAAAGATGTTGAAAag GGAAGTGCTTGGATTAGTAGAGCTTCAAAACGTCGAGCTTCAGTATGGAAAGTAAGCAATAAACGTCCAG GTTATAATGGAAGTGACTCAGATTCAGAGGATGACAGGAAATAA
- the LOC7474405 gene encoding uncharacterized protein LOC7474405 isoform X2: MGKSLPSTGKLLELSKIVSSHKPRHKRSIVPVVPSRPSEVRVDSERLKVKKMEESSLILDGQKRVPLGQVVSDCAKRWFEDTLKEAKTGDISMQVLVGQMYFNGYGVPKDVEKCLIRLHCLFGSPDADEIFCVI; this comes from the exons ATGGGAAAGTCACTTCCTTCCACGGGCAAACTCCTGGAACTCTCCAAAATAGTCTCTTCACACAAACCAAGACACAAAAGAAGCATCGTACCCGTTGTTCCATCGCGGCCGAGTGAGGTCCGGGTTGACTCGGAGCGATTGAAGGTGAAAAAGATGGAAGAAAGTTCTCTTATTTTGGATGGCCAAAAACGGGTGCCATTAGGCCAGGTTGTCTCTGATTGTGCTAAAAGATGGTTTGAAGATACACTAAAGGAAGCAAAGACTGGTGACATTTCCATGCAAGTTCTTGTGGGTCAGATGTATTTTAATGGCTATGGCGTCCCTAAAGATGTTGAAAag TGTCTTATTCGGCTGCATTGTCTCTTTGGAAGTCCAGATGCTGATGAAATCTTTTGCGTCATTTGA
- the LOC7474406 gene encoding putative UDP-rhamnose:rhamnosyltransferase 1 isoform X1, which translates to MDEPHELHIAMFPWLAFGHIIPFLELAKLIAQRGHKISFISTPRNIQRLPTIPPNLTPRINLVSLALPHVENLPNNAEATADLPFDKIPYLKIAYDRLQDSLFHFLHSSSPDWIIFDFASYWLPEIATKLGISGVLFSIFGAWTLSFAGPSYSAILNGDDPRTEPQHFTVPPKWVTFPSKVAFRIHEAKRFLVQIEANSSGVTDIFRWGSVLAGCDVIAVRSCLELEADFLRLVEDLHCKPVIPVGLLPPPAQCSEGGVDEKWVTISEWLDKQTQGSVVYIAFGSELTINQDEITELALGLELSGLPFFWALRNQDDSVRLPDGFDERVKGRGVVWTSWAPQLRIMAHESVGGFLTHCGYSSVIEALSFGLALIMLPFAIDQGLIARVFEGKKVGIEVPRDEQDGSFTRNSVAESLRLVIVDKEGSAYRENAKQQMVTLFGDKSISDRCMDQFVAFLRSHRKLPAVINNDLPTHSPN; encoded by the exons ATGGATGAACCTCACGAGCTCCACATAGCCATGTTCCCATGGCTTGCTTTCGGTCATATAATCCCATTTCTAGAGCTCGCCAAGCTAATAGCTCAAAGGGGTCACAAAATCTCCTTTATATCTACTCCACGAAACATCCAGCGTTTACCAACTATACCTCCAAATTTAACACCACGAATCAATTTAGTGAGCCTCGCTTTACCCCATGTAGAAAATCTCCCAAACAACGCAGAGGCCACCGCAGACTTGCCTTTCGACAAAATTCCATACCTTAAGATAGCCTATGACAGACTCCAAGATTCTTTATTTCACTTCTTACATTCTTCTTCTCCAGATTGGATCATCTTTGATTTCGCTTCCTACTGGTTACCTGAGATAGCAACCAAGCTTGGGATCTCTGGTGTTCTCTTTAGCATTTTTGGTGCATGGACCCTATCCTTCGCTGGACCATCATACTCAGCAATACTCAACGGCGACGATCCAAGGACCGAACCGCAGCACTTCACGGTCCCTCCAAAGTGGGTCACATTTCCCTCTAAAGTGGCATTTCGCATCCATGAAGCTAAGCGGTTTTTGGTTCAAATAGAAGCGAACAGTTCAGGTGTCACTGATATATTTCGTTGGGGATCCGTGCTTGCTGGCTGTGATGTTATAGCCGTAAGGAGCTGCTTAGAGCTAGAGGCTGATTTCTTAAGACTTGTGGAAGACCTTCACTGTAAGCCTGTAATCCCAGTAGGCCTACTGCCACCACCTGCTCAGTGTAGCGAGGGCGGGGTGGATGAAAAATGGGTTACGATCAGTGAGTGGCTAGACAAGCAAACCCAAGGATCTGTGGTTTACATAGCGTTCGGAAGCGAGTTAACAATAAATCAAGATGAAATAACTGAATTGGCTCTGGGGTTAGAGTTATCGGGTCTGCCGTTCTTTTGGGCTTTGAGGAACCAGGATGACTCGGTCAGGTTACCAGATGGATTTGATGAACGAGTAAAAGGACGTGGAGTGGTGTGGACGAGCTGGGCACCACAACTAAGGATTATGGCTCATGAATCGGTTGGGGGTTTTTTGACTCACTGCGGTTATAGCTCAGTTATAGAGGCACTCTCCTTTGGACTTGCTTTGATCATGTTGCCTTTCGCTATAGACCAAGGATTAATCGCAAGGGTTTTTGAAGGGAAGAAGGTTGGGATAGAAGTGCCGAGAGATGAGCAGGACGGGTCGTTTACGAGGAACTCGGTAGCTGAGTCACTCAGGTTGGTTATTGTTGACAAGGAAGGATCCGCATATAGAGAAAACGCCAAGCAGCAGATGGTAACATTATTTGGTGATAAGAGTATCAGCGATCGATGCATGGACCAATTTGTTGCCTTCCTACGAAGTCATAGAAAATTGCCAGCAGTGATTAACAATGAC TTGCCCACGCACTCGCCAAACTGA